In the genome of Nocardioides seonyuensis, one region contains:
- a CDS encoding pyridoxal phosphate-dependent decarboxylase family protein, whose product MSGHMSPEEFRQHGHAAIDWIADYWASLEELPVRSPAQPGDVRRALPPTAPDAGEPFDALLDDLDAIVVPGLTHWQHPRFFAYFPANSSPVAILGDLLSSGIGAQGMLWATSPALTEVEQVVLDWLVRALDLPETFLSDGPGGGVIQDTASTATFTALVAALHRASGGEARITGVSAGEWRVYGSSQAHSSLVKAAIMAGLGEEAVRLVGVDPHTQSMDVDALRDVVAQDVAAGLRPLMVHACAGSTSTGAMDDIVALGEVAREHGAWLHVDAAWAGVAAVCPEHRQHLAGVELADSFVTNPHKWLLTTFDCSTLWVRDRTPLVGALSILPEYLRNRASDSDEVVDYRDWHPQLGRRFRALKLWAVLRTYGLDGLRAHIRDGVELASYAADLVRADDRFELLTEPVLSLVVFRLRAGDEATMAAMEAVNDSGVAYLSHTTVEGRMAMRIAVGGWRTSRSDVERTWRALQEAAEP is encoded by the coding sequence ATGTCAGGGCACATGTCCCCCGAGGAGTTCCGTCAGCACGGTCACGCGGCCATCGACTGGATCGCCGACTACTGGGCCTCGCTCGAGGAGCTGCCCGTGCGCTCGCCCGCACAGCCCGGTGACGTACGACGTGCGCTGCCGCCGACGGCGCCCGACGCAGGTGAGCCGTTCGACGCGCTGCTCGACGATCTCGACGCCATCGTCGTGCCGGGCCTGACGCACTGGCAGCACCCGCGCTTCTTCGCATACTTCCCGGCCAACTCCTCGCCCGTGGCCATCCTGGGTGACCTCCTCTCCAGCGGGATCGGTGCGCAGGGGATGCTCTGGGCGACCAGCCCGGCACTCACAGAGGTCGAGCAGGTGGTGCTCGACTGGCTGGTCCGCGCGCTGGACCTGCCGGAGACGTTCCTCTCCGACGGCCCGGGCGGTGGGGTCATCCAGGACACGGCCTCCACGGCCACGTTCACCGCGCTCGTCGCGGCCCTCCATCGAGCCAGTGGTGGCGAGGCACGGATCACCGGCGTGAGCGCAGGGGAGTGGCGGGTGTACGGCTCCTCGCAGGCCCACTCCTCGCTGGTGAAGGCGGCCATCATGGCGGGGCTCGGTGAGGAGGCGGTGCGCCTCGTGGGGGTCGACCCCCACACCCAGTCGATGGACGTGGACGCGCTGCGTGACGTCGTGGCCCAAGACGTGGCGGCCGGGCTACGGCCGCTGATGGTGCACGCCTGCGCGGGCAGCACCTCGACCGGGGCGATGGACGACATCGTGGCGCTGGGAGAGGTGGCGCGGGAGCACGGCGCGTGGCTCCACGTCGACGCGGCCTGGGCTGGCGTGGCCGCAGTCTGCCCAGAGCATCGTCAGCACCTCGCCGGGGTGGAACTGGCCGACTCGTTCGTCACCAACCCGCACAAGTGGCTCCTGACCACCTTCGACTGCAGCACGCTGTGGGTGCGCGACCGGACCCCGCTCGTCGGCGCCCTGTCGATCCTGCCGGAGTACCTCCGCAATCGAGCCAGCGACTCGGACGAGGTGGTGGACTACCGCGACTGGCACCCCCAGCTGGGCCGTCGCTTCCGGGCTCTCAAGCTGTGGGCCGTCCTGCGCACCTACGGCCTCGACGGGCTGCGCGCGCACATCCGCGACGGTGTCGAGCTGGCGTCGTACGCCGCCGACCTGGTGCGCGCCGACGACCGCTTCGAGCTGCTCACCGAACCCGTGCTCTCGCTCGTGGTCTTCCGGCTCCGGGCCGGCGACGAAGCGACCATGGCTGCGATGGAGGCCGTCAACGACTCGGGGGTGGCCTACCTGAGCCACACGACCGTCGAGGGCCGCATGGCGATGCGGATAGCGGTCGGCGGCTGGCGCACTTCTCGGAGCGACGTCGAGCGCACGTGGCGAGCGTTGCAGGAGGCAGCGGAGCCCTAG
- a CDS encoding flavodoxin family protein → MRTLVVHESMWGNTSAVAEAIASALPGDVQCTSVAAAPPNLDGFDLLVVGGPTHAFSMSRATTRRDAVTKGATSGHEAIGVREWLEQLPEGSRVEIATFDTRVGSMRHLPGSAAKSAAKLAKHRHVGPVVATASFYVADMAGPLLEGELEKAREWARSLASADLTS, encoded by the coding sequence ATGAGAACCCTTGTCGTCCATGAGTCCATGTGGGGCAACACAAGTGCAGTCGCAGAGGCCATCGCTTCAGCGCTGCCGGGCGACGTGCAGTGCACCTCCGTGGCAGCTGCGCCGCCCAACCTCGACGGTTTCGACCTCCTCGTCGTCGGCGGCCCGACACACGCCTTCTCGATGAGCAGGGCGACGACGCGACGCGACGCCGTCACCAAGGGTGCCACGAGCGGCCATGAGGCCATCGGCGTCCGGGAGTGGCTCGAACAGCTGCCGGAAGGCTCCCGGGTCGAGATCGCCACCTTCGACACCCGCGTCGGAAGCATGCGACACCTGCCGGGATCGGCTGCGAAGTCTGCAGCCAAGCTCGCCAAGCACCGACACGTCGGACCCGTCGTCGCCACCGCGAGCTTCTACGTCGCGGACATGGCCGGACCGCTGCTGGAGGGTGAGCTCGAGAAGGCCCGCGAGTGGGCGCGCTCACTGGCGAGCGCCGACCTCACCTCGTAG
- a CDS encoding sulfotransferase, translating into MQHVFVMTYGRSGSTLLMGILNSIPGWLLRGENRHAMRHLYEFHASGLRERARVNPARAAEPTHPWFGIESFPEQVSLEHIRALAEATLMRPEPGTRVTGYKEIRWYDDDLPDYLAFLQQVFPGCRFVVNTRHLPDVAASNYWTHKDDALTKVRAIEEHMLAAAADLGDAAHRVHYDDYAGNPAALRGLFEWLGEDFDEERVRAVMSTPHSRRGKHRTDDL; encoded by the coding sequence ATGCAGCACGTCTTCGTGATGACCTACGGGCGGTCGGGTTCCACGCTCCTGATGGGCATCCTCAACTCGATCCCGGGCTGGTTGCTGCGCGGGGAGAACCGCCACGCCATGCGGCACCTCTACGAGTTCCACGCCAGCGGCCTGCGTGAGCGAGCGCGGGTGAACCCCGCGAGGGCCGCCGAGCCCACCCACCCATGGTTCGGCATCGAGTCGTTCCCCGAGCAGGTCTCGCTGGAGCACATCCGGGCCCTCGCCGAGGCGACGCTCATGCGGCCGGAGCCCGGCACGCGGGTGACGGGCTACAAGGAGATCCGCTGGTACGACGACGACCTGCCCGACTACCTCGCCTTCCTGCAGCAGGTGTTTCCGGGCTGCCGCTTCGTGGTGAACACCCGCCACCTGCCCGACGTCGCCGCCAGCAACTACTGGACCCACAAGGACGACGCGCTCACCAAGGTCCGGGCGATCGAGGAGCACATGCTCGCAGCTGCCGCTGACCTCGGCGACGCGGCCCACCGGGTCCACTACGACGACTACGCCGGCAATCCCGCAGCCCTGCGAGGCCTGTTCGAGTGGCTCGGTGAGGACTTCGACGAGGAGCGGGTCCGGGCGGTCATGTCGACACCACACTCCCGTCGCGGCAAGCACCGCACGGACGACCTGTGA
- a CDS encoding GuaB1 family IMP dehydrogenase-related protein, producing MHFLHDQKPPHDLTYDDVFMVPGRSAVASRYDVDLATSDGTGATIPLVVANMTAIAGRRMAETVARRGGITVIPQDIPLPVVADVVRWVKGRHLVFDTPIELHPTQTVAEALSLIPKRAHRAAVVVSEGRPLGVVSAEHCEEVDRFAQVGSVMSTELVTVSADADPREVYDAIERARAQLAVGVTGSGELVGVLTRLGALRATLYDPAVDAQHRLRVAAAVGVNGDVAEKAAALLDAGVDCLVVDTAHGHQDRMLEALAAVRALGPQVPVAGGNVVDAAGTRALIEAGADIVKVGVGPGAMCTTRMMTGVGRPQFSAVLECATAARELGKHVWADGGVRHPRDVALALAAGASSVMIGSWFAGTNESPGDLMEDAQGRSFKVSFGMASARAVANRTSTESSYDRARKGLYEEGISSSRMYLDPQRPGVEDLIDQICSGVRSSCTYAGASSLAELHDRAVVGVQSAAGFHEGRPLAQSW from the coding sequence GTGCACTTCCTCCACGACCAGAAGCCGCCGCATGACCTGACCTATGACGACGTGTTCATGGTGCCGGGCCGCTCCGCCGTGGCGAGCCGGTACGACGTCGACCTCGCCACGAGCGACGGCACCGGCGCCACGATCCCGCTCGTCGTGGCCAACATGACCGCCATCGCGGGCAGGCGGATGGCCGAGACCGTCGCTCGGCGCGGCGGCATCACCGTCATCCCCCAGGACATCCCTCTGCCGGTCGTGGCCGACGTGGTGCGCTGGGTGAAGGGGCGTCACCTGGTGTTCGACACCCCCATCGAGCTGCACCCCACCCAGACCGTCGCCGAGGCGCTGTCGCTGATCCCCAAGCGAGCTCACCGAGCAGCGGTGGTCGTGTCCGAGGGCAGGCCGCTCGGCGTCGTGTCCGCGGAGCACTGCGAGGAGGTGGACAGGTTCGCCCAGGTCGGGAGCGTGATGAGCACCGAGCTGGTCACGGTGTCCGCCGACGCCGACCCGCGCGAGGTCTACGACGCCATCGAACGGGCCCGCGCCCAGCTCGCCGTGGGTGTCACGGGGTCCGGGGAGCTCGTGGGCGTGCTGACCCGCCTGGGCGCCCTGCGCGCGACGCTCTACGACCCGGCCGTCGACGCACAGCACCGCCTTCGGGTGGCGGCCGCAGTCGGGGTCAACGGCGACGTCGCGGAGAAGGCCGCCGCCCTCCTCGACGCGGGCGTCGACTGCCTGGTCGTCGACACCGCGCACGGCCACCAGGACCGCATGCTCGAGGCGCTGGCCGCCGTCCGCGCCCTCGGCCCGCAGGTCCCGGTGGCAGGAGGCAACGTGGTGGACGCCGCCGGCACGCGCGCACTCATCGAGGCCGGTGCCGACATCGTCAAGGTGGGAGTCGGGCCGGGCGCCATGTGCACCACCCGGATGATGACCGGCGTCGGCCGCCCGCAGTTCTCCGCGGTGCTGGAGTGCGCGACGGCAGCGCGCGAGCTCGGCAAGCACGTGTGGGCCGACGGGGGAGTGCGGCACCCCCGCGACGTCGCGCTCGCGCTCGCGGCCGGCGCGTCCTCGGTCATGATCGGCTCCTGGTTCGCCGGCACCAACGAGTCCCCGGGCGACCTGATGGAGGACGCCCAGGGGAGGTCGTTCAAGGTCTCCTTCGGCATGGCTTCGGCACGAGCAGTGGCCAACCGCACCTCGACCGAGTCGTCGTACGACCGGGCACGCAAGGGTCTCTACGAGGAGGGCATCTCCTCCTCGCGGATGTACCTCGACCCGCAGCGTCCGGGAGTCGAGGACCTCATCGACCAGATCTGCTCGGGCGTCCGCTCCTCGTGCACCTATGCAGGAGCCAGCAGCCTCGCCGAGCTCCACGACCGGGCGGTCGTCGGGGTCCAGTCCGCTGCCGGGTTCCACGAGGGCCGTCCCCTCGCGCAGTCGTGGTGA
- a CDS encoding CPBP family intramembrane glutamic endopeptidase, whose translation MSTHHPALALRQWLAAHPVLGFFLLAYAISWPMWVLTHLTGSFALLVLGGFGPALAAAVALRLTGQPIRPWVMALMAWRVSARFYAYALLLPAALYGAVNLALQAVGADVDWSLLPGRVPGYLVSVALTAVLFGGLEEPGWRGFALPRLQERHTPFVATVLLGLAWGVWHVPLYGPAGFVVPLVLAFYYTWLYNRTGSILLCVLLHGSFTAAQDGLLLTTDSLTVDAVILGAYAAGAAALLLLTRGRLGRPANQPHAPEYAIEESALA comes from the coding sequence ATGAGCACGCACCACCCCGCCCTCGCTCTCCGCCAGTGGCTCGCCGCCCATCCCGTGCTCGGGTTCTTCCTGCTCGCCTATGCGATCTCCTGGCCGATGTGGGTGCTCACGCACCTCACCGGGTCGTTCGCTCTCCTGGTCCTGGGCGGGTTCGGTCCCGCTCTAGCAGCGGCCGTGGCGCTTCGCCTCACCGGGCAACCGATACGGCCTTGGGTCATGGCGCTGATGGCGTGGCGGGTGTCTGCGCGCTTCTACGCCTACGCCCTGCTGCTTCCAGCGGCGTTGTACGGAGCGGTGAACCTGGCCCTTCAGGCGGTGGGTGCCGACGTGGACTGGTCGCTCCTACCCGGCCGCGTCCCGGGCTACCTGGTCTCAGTGGCGCTTACGGCCGTTCTCTTCGGCGGCTTGGAGGAACCCGGGTGGCGCGGCTTCGCGCTCCCCCGCCTGCAGGAGCGGCACACGCCCTTCGTGGCCACGGTCCTGCTTGGGCTCGCTTGGGGCGTGTGGCACGTCCCGCTCTACGGCCCCGCCGGGTTCGTCGTACCCCTCGTGCTGGCCTTCTACTACACCTGGCTGTACAACCGCACCGGCAGCATCCTCCTGTGTGTGCTCCTCCACGGCAGCTTCACTGCGGCGCAGGACGGGTTGCTTCTCACCACCGACTCACTGACTGTCGATGCAGTCATCCTCGGCGCCTACGCAGCAGGCGCCGCCGCCCTCTTGTTGCTCACCCGGGGCCGTCTCGGCCGGCCAGCTAACCAGCCCCATGCTCCCGAGTACGCGATCGAGGAGTCAGCGCTCGCGTGA
- a CDS encoding YiaA/YiaB family inner membrane protein, with product MNSTLASTAKNTTAFAAQAAISFGAALFAMLVAIYFMEADPWIKGFLALGTLYLTTSTFTLAKVVRDMQEDSTVVHRLDQARLDKMLAQHDPYKSA from the coding sequence ATGAACTCGACCCTCGCCTCCACCGCCAAGAACACCACCGCCTTCGCCGCCCAGGCCGCCATCTCCTTCGGTGCCGCTCTCTTCGCCATGCTGGTCGCCATCTACTTCATGGAGGCGGACCCGTGGATCAAGGGCTTTCTCGCCCTCGGCACGCTCTACCTGACGACGTCGACCTTCACTCTCGCCAAGGTCGTGCGTGACATGCAGGAGGACAGCACGGTCGTCCACCGCCTCGACCAGGCTCGCCTGGACAAGATGCTCGCTCAGCACGACCCCTACAAGTCCGCCTGA
- a CDS encoding acyl-CoA dehydrogenase family protein translates to MINLEVPKKHRVLIDQAHQVAMNMLRPISRKYDQAEHAYPKELDMLAAMIDGLSDSGAAEGAGASGVRREEKADEGGVKNGSNMASAMSIAEMCWGDTGLLLSMPRQGLGNSAIASVANDEQLERFAGTWAAMAITEPGTGSDSANIKTTAVLDGDEYVLNGEKIFVTSGERADSVVVWATLDKSLGRAAIKSFVVRRDNPGMKVERLEHKLGIRASDTAVITFTDCRVPASDLLGSPEIDVKQGFAGAMATFDNTRPLVAAMAVGCARAALDLTRDLLERAGVVVDYDRPATLQSAAAARFLQLEADWEAAHLLTLQAAWMADNRKPNSTEASMAKAKAGRMGSDVTLSCVELCGTLGYSETELLEKWSRDSKILDIFEGTQQIQQLIVARRILGLSSAELK, encoded by the coding sequence ATGATCAACCTTGAAGTCCCGAAGAAGCACCGCGTGCTCATCGACCAGGCCCACCAGGTCGCGATGAACATGCTGCGCCCGATCTCCCGAAAGTACGACCAGGCCGAGCATGCCTACCCCAAGGAGCTCGACATGCTCGCCGCCATGATCGACGGGCTGTCCGACTCCGGTGCAGCCGAGGGCGCAGGAGCCTCCGGCGTGCGACGTGAGGAGAAGGCCGACGAAGGCGGCGTCAAGAACGGCTCCAACATGGCCTCGGCCATGTCCATCGCGGAGATGTGCTGGGGCGACACCGGCCTGCTGCTCTCCATGCCGCGTCAAGGACTCGGCAACTCCGCCATCGCCTCCGTGGCCAACGACGAGCAGCTCGAGCGGTTCGCGGGCACGTGGGCCGCCATGGCCATCACCGAGCCCGGCACCGGCTCCGACTCGGCCAACATCAAGACCACGGCCGTCCTCGACGGCGACGAGTACGTCCTCAACGGCGAGAAGATCTTCGTCACCTCCGGTGAGCGGGCCGACAGCGTCGTCGTGTGGGCGACCCTCGACAAGTCGCTGGGCCGCGCGGCCATCAAGTCGTTCGTGGTCCGCCGCGACAACCCCGGCATGAAGGTCGAGCGCCTCGAGCACAAGCTCGGCATCCGCGCCTCCGACACCGCGGTGATCACGTTCACCGACTGCCGGGTGCCGGCGTCCGACCTTCTCGGCTCGCCCGAGATCGACGTCAAGCAGGGGTTCGCGGGCGCCATGGCGACCTTCGACAACACCCGCCCCCTGGTGGCCGCCATGGCCGTCGGCTGCGCTCGGGCGGCCCTCGACCTGACTCGCGACCTTCTCGAGCGAGCTGGTGTCGTCGTCGACTACGACCGTCCCGCCACCCTGCAGAGCGCCGCGGCGGCCAGGTTCCTCCAGCTCGAGGCCGACTGGGAGGCTGCGCACCTGCTCACCCTCCAGGCGGCGTGGATGGCCGACAACCGCAAGCCCAACTCCACCGAGGCGTCCATGGCCAAGGCCAAGGCGGGCCGCATGGGCTCCGACGTGACGCTGTCGTGCGTCGAGCTGTGCGGCACGCTCGGCTACAGCGAGACCGAGCTGCTCGAGAAGTGGTCGCGCGACTCCAAGATCCTCGACATCTTCGAGGGCACCCAGCAGATCCAGCAGCTCATCGTGGCCCGTCGGATCCTGGGGCTCAGCAGCGCCGAGCTCAAGTGA
- a CDS encoding BCCT family transporter, which produces MAKLEHPHELPANDDLHPALDVPAEALDRPQTGGLDKVVFGIAAAVSLAFLAWGFISTASLADASGTGLSWVMVNTGWLFVLASSAFVVFVIWLALGKFGNIPLGRDDEEPEFRTVSWIAMMFSAGMGIGLMFYGVSEPITHFVTPPPGTGEPGNAEAAQNAMATTMFHWSLHPWAIYAVVGLAVAYGVYRKGRLQLISSAFEPLLGRHAHGFGGKAIDIFAIFATLFGSATSLGLGALQIRSGLEIVADLGTTGNGLLVGIIAVLTAAFVLSAVSGVSKGIQWLSNINMVLAVVLALFVFVVGPTVFILNLIPNTVGGYVADLPMMSARTGIAGEDTATWLQGWTIFYWAWWLSWTPFVGMFIARISRGRTIRQFVTGVLLVPSLVSLVWFAIFGGTAMHLQKQGTDIAGAGGLEAQLFATLDAYPLATAASVVVMVLVAIFFVSGADAASIVMGSLSERGTIHPSRPTVIFWGVATGAAAAVMLLVGGADALSGLQTITVIAALPFVVIMIGLAVALVKDLSRDPLVVRRKRAVEAVQQAVIAGVTEHGDDFVLTVGKDPAAAENSDAKARKA; this is translated from the coding sequence ATGGCCAAGCTCGAGCACCCCCACGAACTCCCCGCCAACGACGACCTGCACCCCGCGCTCGACGTCCCCGCGGAGGCACTCGACCGCCCTCAGACCGGGGGCCTCGACAAGGTGGTCTTCGGCATCGCTGCCGCAGTCAGCCTGGCGTTCCTCGCCTGGGGCTTCATCAGCACGGCCAGCCTCGCCGACGCGTCCGGCACCGGTCTGTCCTGGGTCATGGTCAACACCGGATGGCTCTTCGTCCTGGCTTCCAGCGCCTTCGTGGTCTTCGTGATCTGGCTCGCGCTCGGCAAGTTCGGCAACATCCCGCTCGGACGCGACGACGAGGAGCCGGAGTTCCGGACGGTCTCGTGGATCGCGATGATGTTCAGCGCGGGCATGGGAATCGGCCTGATGTTCTACGGGGTCAGCGAGCCGATCACCCACTTCGTGACGCCTCCCCCCGGCACGGGTGAACCGGGCAACGCGGAAGCAGCGCAGAACGCGATGGCCACGACCATGTTCCACTGGTCGCTCCACCCATGGGCGATCTACGCGGTCGTCGGCCTCGCCGTGGCGTACGGCGTCTACCGCAAGGGCCGCCTGCAGCTGATCAGCTCCGCGTTCGAGCCGCTCCTGGGCCGCCACGCCCATGGCTTCGGGGGGAAGGCGATCGACATCTTCGCGATCTTCGCCACGCTCTTCGGATCGGCCACCTCGCTCGGTCTCGGCGCACTGCAGATCCGGTCCGGACTGGAGATCGTGGCTGACCTGGGGACCACCGGAAACGGGCTCCTCGTCGGCATCATCGCCGTGCTGACCGCCGCGTTCGTCCTGTCGGCAGTGTCCGGGGTCTCCAAGGGGATCCAGTGGCTGTCCAACATCAACATGGTCCTCGCAGTGGTGCTCGCACTGTTCGTCTTCGTCGTCGGACCCACGGTCTTCATCCTCAACCTGATCCCCAACACGGTCGGCGGCTACGTCGCGGACCTGCCGATGATGTCGGCCCGCACCGGGATCGCCGGCGAGGACACCGCGACCTGGCTGCAGGGGTGGACCATCTTCTACTGGGCGTGGTGGCTGTCGTGGACCCCGTTCGTCGGCATGTTCATCGCCCGGATCTCGCGCGGCAGGACGATCAGGCAGTTCGTGACAGGTGTGCTGCTGGTCCCCAGCCTCGTGAGCCTCGTGTGGTTCGCCATCTTCGGCGGAACCGCCATGCACCTGCAGAAGCAAGGCACCGACATCGCCGGGGCCGGCGGCCTCGAGGCCCAGCTCTTCGCCACCCTCGACGCCTACCCGCTGGCCACTGCGGCGAGCGTGGTCGTGATGGTGCTCGTGGCCATCTTCTTCGTCTCCGGCGCCGACGCCGCGTCGATCGTGATGGGCTCGCTGTCTGAGCGGGGCACCATCCACCCCAGCCGCCCGACGGTGATCTTCTGGGGCGTCGCCACGGGAGCCGCCGCAGCCGTGATGCTGCTGGTGGGCGGGGCCGACGCGCTCAGCGGACTGCAAACCATCACGGTGATCGCGGCGCTGCCGTTCGTGGTCATCATGATCGGCCTGGCCGTGGCGCTGGTGAAGGACCTCAGCCGCGACCCGCTCGTGGTGCGTCGCAAGCGCGCCGTCGAAGCCGTCCAGCAGGCCGTCATCGCCGGTGTGACCGAGCACGGCGACGACTTCGTCCTGACCGTCGGCAAGGACCCCGCAGCGGCCGAGAACTCCGACGCAAAGGCGCGCAAGGCATAG
- a CDS encoding LysR substrate-binding domain-containing protein, producing MITPLRVGFVTGATPDKWARHWRERHREPLELVPVTESEQEHLLRGGSLDMCLVRLPIDRDGMHCVRLYDEVPVVVAGREHLLAAADPEVTTADLADEQLVMPHASGWRPDVEQLDWPEMTPREAIETVAAGTGVVVVPMSVARLFQRKDVVTRVVADLEPSTIALAWRVERDDETTQAFVGITRGRGANSSR from the coding sequence ATGATCACCCCGCTGCGCGTCGGATTCGTCACCGGCGCGACCCCGGACAAGTGGGCACGGCACTGGCGCGAGCGCCACCGTGAGCCGCTGGAGCTCGTGCCGGTCACGGAGTCCGAGCAGGAGCACCTGCTGCGCGGCGGCAGCCTCGACATGTGCCTGGTCCGCCTTCCGATCGACCGGGACGGGATGCACTGCGTGAGGCTCTACGACGAGGTGCCCGTCGTGGTCGCCGGCCGGGAGCACCTCCTCGCCGCGGCCGACCCCGAGGTCACCACGGCCGACCTCGCCGACGAGCAGCTCGTCATGCCCCATGCGAGTGGCTGGCGCCCCGACGTCGAACAGCTCGACTGGCCGGAGATGACCCCGCGGGAGGCGATCGAGACCGTCGCGGCCGGTACCGGCGTGGTCGTCGTACCGATGTCGGTGGCACGGCTCTTCCAGCGCAAGGACGTGGTCACCCGGGTCGTCGCCGACCTCGAGCCGTCCACCATCGCCCTCGCCTGGCGGGTCGAGCGCGACGACGAGACGACCCAGGCCTTCGTCGGGATCACTCGGGGGCGTGGCGCCAACTCGTCCCGCTAG
- a CDS encoding acyl-CoA dehydrogenase family protein translates to MLLIKSFRPGGKHGVSHRENRDPIGYAVAGLSRLAQSEVLDRFGLRKQVEQLVFTTTRNGFKTATAASRTFAKRGKQGAAGVRVPAERASGVFDLTPTEDEQMLVDVVSELAAELVRPVAADADDACETPADVLKASIEVGLPILGVPESLGGISEQRSAMAGTLVAEALAQGDMGIAVGTLSSGAVATAIGLWGTQQQQETYLPAFTGDEVPVAALALSEPAVLFDVLTPTTTAVRDGDGFVLNGVKSAVARGHQAELFVVGASLDGKPALFLLESGAEGMLVEADPSMGVRAASLSRLTLSDVRVPADALLGELDGTTYTECVRLSRLAWCALAVGTGQAVLDYVTKYVNEREAFGEPISHRQSVAFMVANIAIELQSMRLVTYKAASRAAQGKDFSREVALARKLCTDKGMQIGLDGVQLLGGHGFVKEHPVERWYRDLRAIGVMEGVVLV, encoded by the coding sequence ATGTTGCTGATCAAGAGTTTCCGACCTGGCGGGAAGCATGGCGTCTCGCACCGGGAGAACCGCGACCCCATCGGCTACGCCGTCGCGGGGCTGAGCCGTCTCGCCCAGAGCGAGGTGCTCGACCGGTTCGGTCTGCGCAAGCAGGTGGAGCAGCTCGTCTTCACCACGACGCGCAACGGCTTCAAGACTGCGACCGCGGCGAGCCGCACGTTCGCCAAGCGGGGCAAGCAGGGAGCAGCCGGGGTGCGGGTGCCGGCCGAACGCGCCAGCGGCGTCTTCGACCTCACTCCCACCGAGGACGAGCAGATGCTCGTCGACGTCGTGAGCGAGCTCGCGGCCGAGCTCGTCCGCCCGGTTGCGGCAGACGCCGACGACGCCTGCGAGACACCTGCCGACGTCCTCAAGGCGAGCATCGAGGTCGGGCTCCCGATCCTCGGTGTCCCCGAGTCGCTCGGCGGGATCTCCGAGCAGCGCTCGGCCATGGCCGGGACCCTCGTGGCCGAGGCCCTTGCCCAGGGCGACATGGGCATCGCGGTCGGCACTCTCTCCTCCGGCGCCGTGGCGACTGCGATCGGCCTGTGGGGCACCCAGCAGCAGCAGGAGACCTATCTCCCCGCCTTCACCGGCGACGAGGTGCCGGTCGCCGCGCTGGCGCTGAGCGAGCCGGCCGTCCTCTTCGACGTGCTCACGCCGACGACGACGGCGGTCCGCGACGGCGACGGCTTCGTCCTCAACGGCGTGAAGTCGGCCGTCGCCCGTGGTCACCAGGCCGAGCTGTTCGTCGTGGGCGCCTCGCTCGACGGCAAGCCGGCCCTGTTCCTGCTCGAGTCCGGCGCGGAGGGGATGCTGGTCGAGGCCGACCCGTCCATGGGGGTCCGCGCTGCGAGCCTGAGCCGCCTGACGCTGAGCGACGTCCGTGTCCCGGCGGACGCTCTGCTGGGCGAGCTCGACGGCACGACCTACACGGAGTGCGTCCGACTGTCCCGCCTCGCCTGGTGCGCCCTGGCGGTCGGCACCGGGCAGGCGGTCCTCGACTACGTGACGAAGTACGTCAACGAGCGTGAGGCCTTCGGCGAGCCGATCAGCCACCGCCAGTCGGTGGCCTTCATGGTCGCCAACATCGCCATCGAGCTGCAGTCCATGCGCCTGGTCACCTACAAGGCCGCCTCCCGGGCGGCGCAGGGCAAGGACTTCAGCCGAGAGGTCGCCCTCGCCCGCAAGCTGTGCACCGACAAGGGCATGCAGATCGGCCTCGACGGGGTCCAGCTGCTCGGCGGCCACGGATTCGTCAAGGAGCACCCGGTCGAGCGGTGGTACCGCGACCTGCGTGCCATCGGAGTGATGGAAGGAGTGGTCCTCGTCTGA
- a CDS encoding nucleosidase: MSASRDDVLVVAATRAEAAHVPPGLPLVITGLGKTHAAAATARALASYDDPSHVTVVNIGTAGALRPGLTGMHEPGVVLNHDISADVIRALGYDPRERLEIGGSEIVLATGDVFVTDPAVRDLLAQRAHLVDMEGYAVAWAALAAGARVRLVKHVSDAADAGAMDWPTLVEASAVELGTWLESSL; the protein is encoded by the coding sequence GTGAGCGCCTCCCGCGACGACGTGCTGGTCGTGGCAGCGACCCGTGCCGAGGCCGCACACGTGCCGCCGGGTCTGCCGCTCGTCATCACCGGCCTGGGCAAGACCCACGCGGCTGCGGCCACCGCCCGGGCGTTGGCGTCGTACGACGACCCGTCACACGTGACGGTGGTCAACATCGGCACCGCGGGCGCGCTGCGCCCGGGGCTCACCGGGATGCACGAGCCCGGGGTCGTCCTCAACCACGACATCAGCGCAGACGTCATCCGTGCGCTCGGCTACGACCCCCGCGAGCGGCTCGAGATCGGTGGCTCCGAGATCGTCCTGGCCACGGGCGACGTGTTCGTCACTGACCCGGCCGTCCGCGACCTCCTGGCCCAGCGGGCCCACTTGGTCGACATGGAGGGCTACGCGGTGGCGTGGGCGGCACTGGCCGCCGGCGCCCGGGTGCGGCTCGTCAAGCACGTCTCCGACGCTGCCGATGCTGGCGCCATGGACTGGCCGACCCTGGTCGAGGCGAGCGCCGTCGAGCTGGGGACCTGGCTCGAGAGCTCGCTCTAG